In a genomic window of Pseudoalteromonas ulvae UL12:
- a CDS encoding helix-turn-helix domain-containing protein — protein sequence MIKHINDSRYKALIDWLKSARNEQGLTVRDLGKLLGEPHQFVVRIETCERKLNVFEYVQYCEALNISAVEGLEKLKGLNKFLIQKDID from the coding sequence ATGATTAAGCATATAAACGATTCTCGTTATAAAGCCTTGATAGACTGGCTAAAATCTGCTCGTAACGAGCAGGGATTAACTGTGCGTGATCTTGGTAAATTATTGGGTGAGCCTCACCAGTTTGTGGTAAGGATAGAAACCTGTGAAAGAAAACTGAACGTATTTGAATACGTCCAGTATTGTGAAGCTTTAAACATTTCTGCCGTTGAAGGGCTTGAAAAACTTAAAGGTTTAAATAAATTTCTAATACAAAAAGATATTGATTAA